The following proteins come from a genomic window of Trifolium pratense cultivar HEN17-A07 linkage group LG4, ARS_RC_1.1, whole genome shotgun sequence:
- the LOC123921922 gene encoding probable CoA ligase CCL8 isoform X2 yields the protein MEVFKAIAKQDLASHANVAIRADQKSYSYKQLISSALKISNLLCGSDVKAGNLGGARIGIVAKPSAEFVAGILGTWLSGGVAVPLAVSYPEVELLYVMNNSDTSAILSTEDHSELMQNIANKTSSQFFHLPPVANKSLEKSRDEHSHNGEIDSNRIFLENIQRSSEDPALILYTSGTTGKPKGVVHTHGSIIAQVQSLAKAWEYTSADQFLHCLPLHHVHGLFNGLLAPLYAGSTVEFLPKFSVRGVWQRWRESYPTEGSKADDAITVFTGVPTIYARLIQGYHAMDPELQAVSASAARNLRLMMCGSSALPQPVMQEWEAITGHRLLERYGMTEFVMALSNPLKGERKAGTVGKPLPGVQVQILADGESWSEGTGASGELCVKSPSLFKEYWKLPEVTKESFTEEGFFKTGDAVTTDKDGYYIILGRTNADIIKAGGYKLSALEIESVIIEHPSVSECCVLGLPHKEYGEIVGAIIVPESDVKRKRDEESKPALSLEELSTWAKDKLAPYKIPTRLIVWDSLPRNAMGKVSKKELKKMLASE from the exons ATGGAGGTATTCAAAGCAATTGCTAAGCAAGACCTTGCATCCCACGCAAATGTTGCTATCAGAGCTGATCAGAAGAGTTATAGTTACAAGCAACTTATCTCGTCGGCACTGAAGATATCTAATCTCTTGTGTGGAAGTGATGTCAAAGCA GGAAATCTTGGTGGAGCACGAATAGGAATTGTAGCGAAACCCTCTGCTGAATTTGTTGCAGGAATACTTGGGACTTGGCTTAGTGGAGGTGTTGCTGTTCCACTTGCAGTCAGCTATCCAGAAGTAGAGCTCCTCTATGTGATGAATAATTCG GACACATCTGCAATACTGAGTACTGAAGATCATAGTGAATTAATGCAAAACATCGCCAATAAAACCTCTTCTCAATTTTTTCATCTTCCGCCTGTTGCTAATAAGTCGTTAGAGAAGAGTAGAGATGAACATTCACATAATGGGGAAATTGATTCAAACAGAATTTTCCTGGAGAATATTCAAAGATCAA GTGAAGATCCGGCACTCATTTTGTACACTAGCGGAACAACAGGTAAACCTAAGGGAGTTGTTCATACACATGGAAGCATCATTGCTCAG GTCCAATCCTTGGCAAAAGCGTGGGAGTACACATCTGCCGATCAGTTTTTGCATTGTCTACCACTGCATC ATGTCCATGGGCTTTTCAACGGTTTACTGGCTCCTCTCTACGCTGGATCCACG GTTGAGTTTTTGCCAAAATTTAGTGTCAGGGGAGTTTGGCAGAGATGGCGTGAGTCATATCCAACTGAAGGATCTAAGGCTGATGATGCTATAACTGTATTTACTGGA GTTCCAACTATATATGCCCGATTAATTCAAGGTTATCATGCGATGGATCCAGAGCTACAAGCTGTTTCAGCATCTGCTGCAAGGAACTTGCGTCTAATG ATGTGTGGGTCCTCGGCACTTCCTCAGCCTGTTATGCAAGAATGGGAAGCAATCACTGGGCATCGTTTATTGGAACGATATGGCATGACTGAA TTTGTCATGGCATTGTCAAATCCATTGAAAGGTGAGCGTAAGGCAGGCACAGTTGGAAAACCATTGCCTGGTGTGCAG GTCCAGATTCTTGCAGATGGGGAGAGTTGGAGTGAAGGAACTGGAGCCAGTGGTGAGCTTTGCGTTAAAAGCCCTTCACTGTTTAAAGAATATTGGAAACTTCCAGAG GTAACGAAGGAATCATTTACAGAAGAAGGGTTCTTTAAGACCGGAGATGCCGTTACAACAGATAAAGATGGATATTACATCATTCTAGGAC GTACTAATGCAGATATCATCAAGGCCGGTGGCTATAAGCTGTCTGCATTGGAAATCGAATCAGTTATAATAGAG CATCCATCTGTCTCAGAATGTTGTGTCTTGGGATTACCACACAAAGAATATGGAGAAATTGTTGGTGCAATTATCGTGCCAGAGTCCGATGTTAAAAGAAAGCGAGATGAAGAGTCAAAGCCTGCTCTAAGCCTTGAAGAATTATCCACCTGGGCCAAAGATAAACTTGCACCTTACAAG ATACCAACTCGACTTATCGTGTGGGACTCACTCCCCCGCAATGCAATGGGGAAG GTAAGTAAAAAAGAGCTGAAGAAGATGCTAGCTTCAGAATAG
- the LOC123921922 gene encoding probable CoA ligase CCL8 isoform X1 → MRNPFRTFHKHFTFISFHKNPHSYGFLTSSSPTHPTIFQFRSSYSSSPSSTFMEVFKAIAKQDLASHANVAIRADQKSYSYKQLISSALKISNLLCGSDVKAGNLGGARIGIVAKPSAEFVAGILGTWLSGGVAVPLAVSYPEVELLYVMNNSDTSAILSTEDHSELMQNIANKTSSQFFHLPPVANKSLEKSRDEHSHNGEIDSNRIFLENIQRSSEDPALILYTSGTTGKPKGVVHTHGSIIAQVQSLAKAWEYTSADQFLHCLPLHHVHGLFNGLLAPLYAGSTVEFLPKFSVRGVWQRWRESYPTEGSKADDAITVFTGVPTIYARLIQGYHAMDPELQAVSASAARNLRLMMCGSSALPQPVMQEWEAITGHRLLERYGMTEFVMALSNPLKGERKAGTVGKPLPGVQVQILADGESWSEGTGASGELCVKSPSLFKEYWKLPEVTKESFTEEGFFKTGDAVTTDKDGYYIILGRTNADIIKAGGYKLSALEIESVIIEHPSVSECCVLGLPHKEYGEIVGAIIVPESDVKRKRDEESKPALSLEELSTWAKDKLAPYKIPTRLIVWDSLPRNAMGKVSKKELKKMLASE, encoded by the exons ATGAGAAACCCATTTAGGACTTTTCACAAACACTTCACATTCATTTCCTTCCATAAAAATCCTCACTCTTATGGTTTCCTAACTTCTTCTTCTCCTACACACCCCACCATCTTTCAATTTCGCTCATCATATTCCT CATCTCCATCTTCTACATTTATGGAGGTATTCAAAGCAATTGCTAAGCAAGACCTTGCATCCCACGCAAATGTTGCTATCAGAGCTGATCAGAAGAGTTATAGTTACAAGCAACTTATCTCGTCGGCACTGAAGATATCTAATCTCTTGTGTGGAAGTGATGTCAAAGCA GGAAATCTTGGTGGAGCACGAATAGGAATTGTAGCGAAACCCTCTGCTGAATTTGTTGCAGGAATACTTGGGACTTGGCTTAGTGGAGGTGTTGCTGTTCCACTTGCAGTCAGCTATCCAGAAGTAGAGCTCCTCTATGTGATGAATAATTCG GACACATCTGCAATACTGAGTACTGAAGATCATAGTGAATTAATGCAAAACATCGCCAATAAAACCTCTTCTCAATTTTTTCATCTTCCGCCTGTTGCTAATAAGTCGTTAGAGAAGAGTAGAGATGAACATTCACATAATGGGGAAATTGATTCAAACAGAATTTTCCTGGAGAATATTCAAAGATCAA GTGAAGATCCGGCACTCATTTTGTACACTAGCGGAACAACAGGTAAACCTAAGGGAGTTGTTCATACACATGGAAGCATCATTGCTCAG GTCCAATCCTTGGCAAAAGCGTGGGAGTACACATCTGCCGATCAGTTTTTGCATTGTCTACCACTGCATC ATGTCCATGGGCTTTTCAACGGTTTACTGGCTCCTCTCTACGCTGGATCCACG GTTGAGTTTTTGCCAAAATTTAGTGTCAGGGGAGTTTGGCAGAGATGGCGTGAGTCATATCCAACTGAAGGATCTAAGGCTGATGATGCTATAACTGTATTTACTGGA GTTCCAACTATATATGCCCGATTAATTCAAGGTTATCATGCGATGGATCCAGAGCTACAAGCTGTTTCAGCATCTGCTGCAAGGAACTTGCGTCTAATG ATGTGTGGGTCCTCGGCACTTCCTCAGCCTGTTATGCAAGAATGGGAAGCAATCACTGGGCATCGTTTATTGGAACGATATGGCATGACTGAA TTTGTCATGGCATTGTCAAATCCATTGAAAGGTGAGCGTAAGGCAGGCACAGTTGGAAAACCATTGCCTGGTGTGCAG GTCCAGATTCTTGCAGATGGGGAGAGTTGGAGTGAAGGAACTGGAGCCAGTGGTGAGCTTTGCGTTAAAAGCCCTTCACTGTTTAAAGAATATTGGAAACTTCCAGAG GTAACGAAGGAATCATTTACAGAAGAAGGGTTCTTTAAGACCGGAGATGCCGTTACAACAGATAAAGATGGATATTACATCATTCTAGGAC GTACTAATGCAGATATCATCAAGGCCGGTGGCTATAAGCTGTCTGCATTGGAAATCGAATCAGTTATAATAGAG CATCCATCTGTCTCAGAATGTTGTGTCTTGGGATTACCACACAAAGAATATGGAGAAATTGTTGGTGCAATTATCGTGCCAGAGTCCGATGTTAAAAGAAAGCGAGATGAAGAGTCAAAGCCTGCTCTAAGCCTTGAAGAATTATCCACCTGGGCCAAAGATAAACTTGCACCTTACAAG ATACCAACTCGACTTATCGTGTGGGACTCACTCCCCCGCAATGCAATGGGGAAG GTAAGTAAAAAAGAGCTGAAGAAGATGCTAGCTTCAGAATAG